The Pseudomonadota bacterium DNA segment GGGATCCAATATCCTGGAGCCTGTGTCCGGGTGTCCTCTGGCATCGGCCGAAACGGGTTTTCTCATTCCTTTTCTTCTCGAAAGTGTTCCGGCCCGTCGGCTTCTGGATATTTCCAGAGAGCTGGAAATACTATCGAGTCCTGGCGACAACACCGGACTCATTGTCTTTCATACCAGGCGGAAACCCAGGGCCGGAGATCTGGTTGCGGCAAGGGAGCTGCTTTCTGAGCTGATCCCGGTTAAGGCGGTGGTTCTGGACACCGAAGGAGCCCTGCGTCAAACTGTCTGCGCTGATGGAAACGATGAGCTCACGGCTGCTTCAATAATCCTGCCGTTCTCTGCGCCTGGAGGTCAGAATGCAGGGGGGTATGAACTGACCTACGAAGCAGGTGGCTTTTCCCAGGTCAACCATGAACTCAATCAGGTGCTGGTGAATGTTCTGATCGATTGGGTCAGGGAAAGCGGGGCGCAACGCGTGCTTGACATGTATTGCGGGATGGGGAATTTCTCCATTCCTCTGGCAATGCTCGGATACAAGGTGTCCGGATTCGATCAGCAGAGATCGTCAGTGCGAAGTGCGGAAAAAAACAGCGCGAGATATGGCCTTGATTGCAATTTTTTCAGATCATCTGCCGCCGGGGGCATGAAAATCCTTGCGGAAAGGGGGGCGAAATTCGATCTGCTGATCATCGATCCGCCCCGCATGGGCTGCAAAGAGTCGATCCCTGCGATCATTGCCGGTGACTGTCGATGGATTGTTTACGTTTCCTGTGATCCGGCAACCTTGTTCCGCGATCTTGCAATGTTTCTTGAGCACGGTTTTCGTCTGCAGAAAGCGGCCGGATTTGACATGTTTCCCCAGACCCGACACCTGGAAACAATGGTCATGCTGGGCCGGTAGAGTTATCTGGCTTTAATGGTTCCGGGTTTTTCAATGCCCTGATACCTGCTGCCATCGGGGAACGACCAGTTCCCTTTACCTGGTTTGCCGTTGATGAATTCACCGGTGAACTTTCTGCCGTCAGGGAAAGTCCATTTTCCCTGGCCATGTTTCAGCCCGTCTTTCCATTCGCCGACATATTTCGTGTCATCCGGCCAGGAAAAAGTTCCCGGGCCGTCATATTTGCCGTCCTTAAAATGGCCGATGTATTTTCTGCCGTCTGGAAATGTCCAGGTGCCGACGCCGTGCTGTTTACCGTCTTTCCAGTCCCCTTGATACTGTTCGTCCCCTGGGAATTTGAAGGTGCCGACGCCATTTGTGCAATCTCCTTGCAGGCAATCACCCGATAAAGCGAGGCTGGACGCGGGGAAAAAAAATGATGTCAGGAAGAGCAGGGCAATTAAAACAATTCCGGTTCGCATAACCAGCTCCTTGATGAATAGAGTGAATCGGTTTTTTAAGGTTGTTATCAATATTTTATCCTGATTATCAGGAGATGCGCATGATTATTTTGGTGAAAAAATCACGTTCGGAACGTCCGGAAAGATGGTGGTGTCAAACTCTTTTCAGACCACTTGACGTATCCTGCCCAGGACTCTTTTGACATAGGACTCATGAGACGGATCGTCGTTCAGCTTTATGAAATCGCTTTCCTTGGCAATGATTTCGTCAAAAAGCCCCTCGGCATGGGGATTTTCAAATCTTCGCAAGGCGCGGACTGACACCTGTAGAAGCTGCAGGGCATGCTTGAGGTCAGCTTTCTCGGGCTGGGTGTTATAAAATGAGGAGGTCGGGTTGCCAAACTCCCTGACGATCGCCAGAACAATCGACTGGGCGGCCTCGCCACCGATCAGGGCGAAAAAAATCACGATCTCCCGTTGCAGGTAGAGCAGAAATCTGGGTTGTTTTTCGTCACCTTGCGACTCATCCCGGTCGGAGGATTTCAACAGTGCTTCGGTCAGATTTCTGAATTTTCGCATCAGCAGTTCATGATTTTTCTCGAAAAAGTCGAGTGCCACCTGAACCATCTCCTGGTTGAGCCCTTTCCGAACCAGGAGGACCTCTTCCGGAGTGAGTTCGATATTGCTCCGTGCTTCCCGGTTCATGGTGCGCAGCAGGATGGAGCTTAGTATGAGGCCGTTTCGGTCGGAATAATTTACCGCAGAACGGCTGAAAATATCAGAGAGCAGTATTTTTAAAGCATCCTGAGGTTGTTTCAGTTCACCCACCAGCAACTGCAGGGCGTTCAGAAAAGAGACCCGGTCTTCCCTTGACGGCAGTTCCTTCAGATAATGCCAGAGGAAACCGAAGACCCGGCTTTCATACTGAACGAATTCGGGGATGTTTTTTTCAAAGAAATTGCGGCGGAAATGCCCCTGTTCGTTAAAACAGTTGCGAAGCAGGTCGATCAGATGCGCCGCTTCAAGCTCGGTGATCTGGAAATTTCTGGCGATGACCGAATAATCTTCTGAATCAAACTGGACATTCCGGTTGGCGATCGACTGGACCTTTTTCTTGGTCTCCGATCGCTGCTTGAAAAAACTGACCAGACCAAAGAGCTGTTTGTTAAGAGACCACTCCCTGCTCTCTCCTTGGTCATCAACCGTACTTATTTCACCGTCCCGGATAGTCAACCGGTCGAAAATCTCATCGGGAACATGATCAAGACCTGCCTCGATATTGTTCAGGGCCTCCTTCTGGACAACCTTGTTGTCTTTTTCTTTCGCCAGGGACAGAAAATCCGTTGCCAGACTGAGCCTTTTTCCCATGGTCTCGGTACGGATTTCGCTATATCCATCACTGTTGATACTGGAGATTACCTCAGAAGCCATCCTGGGATTATTCCCGTATTTGGAGAGAACAAGACGTGAAGCCTGAACCGCCTCCGCCGTTTTTTTCGCATCTGTCCGGAGGTTCTGGGTCAGCCACTGGACATTGTTGATTTCGATTGGCATCTTTGCCAACTGCTCCCGGTACTTTTTGGAAGCGAGAATGACATCATACACAGTTGTAAAAAAACTCAGTTCTTCGGCAGGTTCAGGGCCAAGGATTTTCGGCTTGATCTTGTCAACCAGATTCTGCAGGGCAGCGGCTTTAACCTTGTTGGTTGCGGCCAGCAGGGTCAGGTTGATATTCGGTTGATCATATTCATCAAGCACCACATTCCGGTCGGCAGTCCCCTCACTCTTGTAAAAATTGATCAGATGCCTGATCGTGGTTTCGATCCGGTCATAATCGCTTTTTGCTCCTTTGCCGATTTCGATTGAAAAGTTGAAGATCTTCATGACGCTCATGGCCCGGAAGGCGTCCATCAGTTTGGCGTAAATCGCCTTGCCCCTTTCTTTTTCCCTCTGCTCGACGATGCGGGCCATATTGTAGTCGAGCAGCAGATTCCCTACCGAGAGTTCATAGTCATAGGTTTCGGATGAGCCGATTTCTGTCCCGCTCGGTTCGGCAGGCTGTTGCTGGCCGCGAAGACGGCAGGTGATCCGGCCGTCAAACTTGGGGTGGGTGGCAATCTTTTTTAAGTGATTGATAAAGGCGATTATCTTCTGATCGTTTTCCTTTTCCAGCATCGCAAAACGGCTGTTGGTCAGGATTTCTGAGAATAAACAGGTGGCCTGGGAGAGGAGAAGGCGGTAGTAATCAAGCATCTTCTCTTCCTTGTTCAGATACTCGATGAGTTCTGAGCGGGAAGAATCTACTTCGGCGGCACGGTCGGAATCGTCGATCCCGGCAAACTGCCGATAAAGAGCCCGGGCCGATTCATCAAGATCAAACTTTTCTTCTTCCGGTGCCATCGTCAGCCTTTATTAAGGAGAGCAGGGTCTAAGAATGAGCGCGTCACTGTTTTCTGGATACTTAACAAATATTATCAAAAGCATAAGCCTGAAGCAAATACAGTGACAAGGCGCTCGAATTAATTTTTTCGGTCTCGCAAAAAACCTCGAGACGGAAGGGCAGTGATAATAGACTCATTGTTTTATCGTTGGCCGGTGCGGACGTAGATGGCTTTTTACGAATGCATCAATTCTCATTGACCGTTTTCAGGAGTGACAGAATCCGGTCCCGGGTATTTCGGTTCTGGTTTAGAATGATCACGAAGCTCTGTAAGGAGTGATTTCTTTTCAGATACCCGGCGTAGGAGTATACCCCTGTCAGGGTGCCCGACTTGATCAGATCTCCATTTTCAGACGGCAGCAGATCGGTGTAGGTCCTGAACAGCTTCAGGATCTGCAGCATCGCCCGGGCCGTGACCTTGTTTTTTCGGGAAAGTCCCGATCCTTCAATGATTGTAATGCCGCTCTTTGAGAGCACCGGATCGGCATCGATAAAATCATGAATGGCCGATTGCGCCTTCTCCCAGGTGGCAGGATACCCGTGCAAAACTGCGCCGACTGTAAGGAACAACTGGTTGGCAGTGAAGTTGTTCGAATAGAGAAGCATCCCCGTAATGAGCTCTTCAAGATTTTTTGATGAACGATGCGTATATATGTGCTTTGCATCAGGCGGAATTTTTTTTTGTAAAATCGGCCCTTCACCCGAGATCATGGCTGATACCTGAAAAGCCCTGAAAAGCTCGCCGGTCAGGGTGGTGACATTTTCCGGTTCATGGGAAATATTGATCCGGTGGATACCGGCCGGCAGATTTCTCCCAAGGGTTTTCATGATCGGCAGCAGAGGAGTCTGTGGTTCTGCAGAAGTGATCAGTCCGGTTTTGTCTTTGCTGATATTGACCGTATTGAAGTTCACCACCAGGCCCCCGGGGGACACATCATAAGGAT contains these protein-coding regions:
- a CDS encoding methyltransferase; translated protein: MAEKILEIEKVISNGCGLGRMSDGKIAMVPYVLPGELVSYRIIRQHKDYAECLPLDIKNASPFRTDPLCSHFGQCGGCDFQHATYDFQLTIKNEFLHDQLSHLLNMHSETHSPQLRVSQAPIPAAGLVSESDVSNLPYGDSPRHAAGSFNSRENEFTVIWQGVAGSPKHFHYRQRVRLHIDERGEVGFFRPGSNILEPVSGCPLASAETGFLIPFLLESVPARRLLDISRELEILSSPGDNTGLIVFHTRRKPRAGDLVAARELLSELIPVKAVVLDTEGALRQTVCADGNDELTAASIILPFSAPGGQNAGGYELTYEAGGFSQVNHELNQVLVNVLIDWVRESGAQRVLDMYCGMGNFSIPLAMLGYKVSGFDQQRSSVRSAEKNSARYGLDCNFFRSSAAGGMKILAERGAKFDLLIIDPPRMGCKESIPAIIAGDCRWIVYVSCDPATLFRDLAMFLEHGFRLQKAAGFDMFPQTRHLETMVMLGR
- a CDS encoding D-alanyl-D-alanine carboxypeptidase, which encodes MANGSYALATEDRIILSSNLDLPMVPASISKLLTSLLAIRTLGLDYRFRTEFYIDQDKNLFIQGFGDPFLVSEEIPDIMQNLTKRGVNEVRTIFIDDSSFNLSAPPDGAGETLNPYDVSPGGLVVNFNTVNISKDKTGLITSAEPQTPLLPIMKTLGRNLPAGIHRINISHEPENVTTLTGELFRAFQVSAMISGEGPILQKKIPPDAKHIYTHRSSKNLEELITGMLLYSNNFTANQLFLTVGAVLHGYPATWEKAQSAIHDFIDADPVLSKSGITIIEGSGLSRKNKVTARAMLQILKLFRTYTDLLPSENGDLIKSGTLTGVYSYAGYLKRNHSLQSFVIILNQNRNTRDRILSLLKTVNEN